TGTGGATACTCTATTTTTAATGTAGTTAACTCTGGTGGACTACTACGGGTATCAACCACAGCAAAAGATGCCCTTTGACTCGCCAAATAACGAACCAACGACATACCACTTTTGCCAAGGCCAACAACGATATAAAAGTCAGTCGTAGTAATCATAAAAAACTCTATTACCTTATCTTTAAGGTAGCTAAACCAATCAATACTAAAATTACCGTAATAATCCAGAATCTCACTATCACACGTGGTTCTGGCCAACCTTTTAACTCAAAATGATGATGAATGGGCGCCATTCTAAAAACACGCTTTCCTGTTAATTTGAAAGAGGCTACTTGGATAATGACTGATAATGTTTCCATCACAAAAACACCGCCCATAATAAATAATACAATCTCTTGGTGAACGATCACCGCAATAGTGCCTAACGCAGCACCTAATGCTAATGAGCCTACATCACCCATAAATACTTGTGCTGGATAAGTGTTAAACCAAAGAAAACCTAAACCTGCACCAATCATAGCAGCACAAAAAACAACTAACTCACCTGAACCATGTACATAAGGTATTAATAAATATTTGGCAAATTGCATATTACCTGACAAATAACAGAAAATACCTAATGCACCACCTACCAATACAGTAGGCATAATAGCTAAACCATCTAAACCATCTGTTAAATTGACCGCATTACTAGTACCCACAATGACAAAGTAAGCAAATACAATAAAAAACATCCCTAATGGATAAATACCATGTTTTAAAAAAGGTAAATATAAAGAGGTATCTTGTGAGCCCTTGGCTGCTGTTACATATAAAAATATAGCAATCCCTAAGGCAAATATTGACTGCCAAAAATACTTCCAACGGCTCGGTAATCCTTTGGTATTTTTTTCTATCACTTTACGATAATCATCAACCCAGCCAATAGCACCAAATAACAAAGTAACAACAATAACTACCCATACATATTTATTGGCTAAGTTTGCCCATAATAATGTACTGATAGTAATAGAACTTAAAATCAACACACCTCCCATGGTAGGTGTACCCGTTTTTGATAAATGCTCTTTAACACCTTCTTCACGTACTACTTGACCAATTTGCAGATTCTTTAAAGTGCGAATCATCCAAGGCCCTAAAAATAAAGCTAATAATAAAGCAGTTAACACAGCCATAATGCTTCGTGTAGATTGATATAGAAATGCTCCAAATCCTGAGTGCACATTTTCTTGTAAGAAACTAAATAACCAAACTAACATTAATGAATTCCTTCTGCAGAACCACAAAGGTTACTAACCAATGTTTCCATCCCCATACTACGTGATCCTTTTACCAAAATTATATTGTTCACATCATCGTGAACAACCAATGCTTTTAATAACTCTTCTTTAGTTTCAAAATGATAAGCCTTATCACCAAATGCTTTAACTGCAAATGTAGTTAATGGCCCTATGGCATATAAAATATCAACTTTATCTTTAGCATAATCACCTATTTGCTGATGAGTTTGCTCAGCCCATTGGCCTAGCTCACCCATATCACCTAATACCAGTATTTTTCTACCCGTAAACTCCGCTAATAAATCAATTGCAGCTTTTACTGAAGCAGGACTGGCATTGTAACTATCATCAATAACACGTGCGCCACCTAATGCTAAGAAAGTATTAGTGCGCCCTTTTACAGATAGCTGTGCATTTAAACCTTCTTTAATAACTGCTAAGTCAATATCTATTGCATAACAAGCAGCTGCCGCAGCTAATGCATTACTAACATTATGTTGCCCTAAAACATTTAATTGAATATCCATTTCACCAACAGGACTATGCAAAGTAAAAGATTGGCAACCATTTCTATTACGACTTAAATCACTTGAATAAAAATCAGCTTGGTTATTTTGTTTAGCAAAGCTAATCACCTTACGTTGCCCTGCTCGTTTTTTCCAAATAGCAAAAGAAGGATCATCTAAATTAAGAATGGCTGTTCCATTAGCATCTAAACCATCAATAATTTCACCTTTGGCTTCAATAATATTTTCTAAACTACCAAACTTACCAACATGGGCATTACTAGCATTATTTAATACCGAAACATCAGGTTTTACTAAATTAACACTATAGCTAATTTCACCTATTGCTGAAGCACCCATCTCAATAACAGCAAATTCATGTTCTGCTGTTAATTGCAATAATGTTAAAGGTACTCCTAAATCATTATTTAGATTACCTTGAGTAGCATGTACAGTTCCCTGTTTACTTAAAATACTTGCAACAAACTCTTTAACGGTTGTTTTACCGCTAGAACCTGTAATACCAATTACTTTTCCTTGAAAAGCTTGTCGATTCAATGCACCCAGTTTCCCTAAGGCCAATCTAGTATTGCCAACAACTAATTGTGGAATATTCACCTCATCCACGGGACATTCAACCATAGCAGCAACGGCACCATTTTCAGCCGCTTTAGCCACATAATCATGACCATCAAAATTTTCACCAGAGATAGCAATAAATAACTCACCTTTATTAATGGTTCTACTATCAATTGACACAGCATCAAAACTTACACTATCACCAATCAATGTAACTTCTAATAAAGTTGCTAACTGTGCGAGTGACATTGGTTTAATCATATTATTTATTCTCCCAAGTCTTTAATGCTTGGTTAGCCTGTTCTGTATCAGAGAAATGGCTGCGCTCACCATTTATCTCCTGATAATCTTCGTGGCCTTTACCTGCTATTAATACTACATCGTCTGATTTTGCTTGAGCTATAGTTTGTAAAATAGCTTGTTGTCTATCAGCAATAGTTTGTACTGACTGGGTACTATTAAAGCCTTTTAAAATATCATTAATAATGGCACTGCTTATCTCTTCACGAGGATTATCGTCTGTTACCACTACTTGGTCTGCTAATCTTTCAGCAATGGCTGCCATAAGTGGACGCTTGCCTTTATCTCTACTACCACCACAACCAAAGACACACCATAATTTACCTTTAACATGGGGCTTTAATGCTGTTAAGACTTGCTCTAAAGCATCTGGCGTATGTGCATAATCCACAATGACTAAAGGTTTTTCATTACCACCCAAACATTGCATTCTGCCAGCAGGCGCTTTTAACTGTGGCACTATCGTCAATACTTTGGCAAACTCATAGCCTAACCCTAACAAACTACCAACAACCGCTAGCACATTACTTAAATTAAAATGTCCAATAAGCTGACTCTGTAACAAACCTGTTCCTTGTGGTGAAACTAAGTTAGCTGTAACACCCCGCTCATTGAATAAAATATTAGTACAGTGCAAATCAGCGGTTGTATCTTCAATACTATAAGTAAGTAACTCTTTATGATTATTTTGGTTTACTAGCTGCTTACCATAAGTATCATCTTGATTAATTACTCTGGCTTGTAAACTATCCCAAGCAAAAAGCTTAGCTTTAGCAGCAGCATAGTTTTCTAATGTTTCATGATAATCTAAGTGATCTCTTGTTAAATTAGTAAACACGGCCACTTTAAAGGGTAATGCTGCAACACGTCCTTGATCTAAACCATGGGAAGAAACCTCTAAAGCAACGGCTTTAGCGCCTTCTTGTAATAACTTAGCTAAACTAGCTTGAACACTAATCGCATCTGGTGTTGTTTGTTTACCCTGCTGTAATCTTTGCCAAAATCCTGTACCCAATGTACCTATAATGCCACAAGGTTCATTTAACAAATCTAATGCTTGAGCAATTAGTTGAGTAACTGTTGTTTTACCGTTAGTACCTGTAACACCTATCAAACGTAATAGGTTTGCTGGTTCACCATAGAAACGACCTGCAATATCAGATACATGGTATTGTAATTTTTTTACTGCAATAAACTCAGCGTAAGGGTGCTGATTAACTATAGAATCTGCTAACTGATAATCTTCAGGATCATATACGATAGTTAATGCACCCTTGTGGAGAGCCTGTTCAATATAGTCTCTACCATCTTGCTGAGTACCCTTGACAGCAAGGAATAAGTCACCCTGCTGCACCATTCTGCTATCTAACTTAAGCCCTGTTATTTCAATAGGCTTTTGTACTTGAGGTAATAACTGATTAAGTAACATCATTACCTCCTTGAGTTAGAAAACTGTGCGATAGATTGATCACTCGCCAATAAATTATCAGGAGTAATATTCATCATCCGCAATGTGCCAGACATCACTTTACTGAAAACAGGAGCTGCTATCAGGCCACCAAAATAGCCAACTTTAGTTGGTTCATCAATCACTACCACCATTGCAAATCTTGGATTACTTGCTGGTGCTATGCCTGCAAAGAACGAGCGATAATGATTTTCACCATACCCCTTATTGACAATAGTTTTTCTTGCTGTACCACTTTTACCAGCTATGTGATAGCCATTAACACGCGCTCTAAACACACCACCCTCATCTTCAACTACAGCCTGTAACATTTTAAGCACAGTTTTAGATATATTAGGATCAATAGCTTGTGTTCCTACTGGAACTTCATGTCTCTTAACCAAAGAAAGAGGTAAACTGACACCATTATTAGCTAACGTTGCATATGCATGAGCTAACTGCATGGGTGTTACTGAAAGACCATAACCATAGGATAAAGTAGCCGTTTCTGCTGGTCCCCACTTACGGTGAACAGGTAAAGAACCTGTTGATTCACCTGGAAATCCTAAGCCTGTAGTTTCACCAAAGCCTACTTTTCTCATTGTTTCATAAATGGGTTCAGCACCAATATCAAAGGCAATCTTACTCATCCCAATATTACTAGATTTCTTTAAAACACCTGTTAAATCTAAAATAGTAGCTCGCGATACATCTTTAATTGTATAGTGTCCAACTTTTAACTGCCCACCTGTAACATTGACAGTATCTTCTGGCTTCCAACGTCCTGTTGCTAAAGCTGCTGCCATGGAAAAAGGCTTTACTGTTGAACCAGGCTCAAACGCGTCTAGCATCGCGCGATTACGTATTTCTTCTGGTTTTAACTGGCTACGATTATTAGGGTTATAAGTAGGTTGATTAGCTAATGCTAAAATTTCACCTGTTTTAATATCAATCAATACTAAACTAGCTGAATTAGCACCATATTCTTCCATCGCATAATGCAGCTCACGAATAGCAAGATATTGCAATCTTAAGTCAATTGATAACTGAATTTGCTTACCTGGTTTAGCATGGCTTACTATTTGTAAATCTTTAATTAAATGGCCACGACGGTCTTTTAATACTTCACGCTTTCCAGAAACGCCTGTTAACCAACCATCATAAGCAAGCTCAACCCCTTCTCTACCTTTATCATCGATATCAGTAAAACCAATTAAATGAGAAACTGTATCTCCTGCAGGGTAAAAACGACGATACTCCTCAAGGGAGTATACGCCAGTAAAATCTTGTTTTAAGATCTCATTTCCCTTATCAGGGTCTAACCCCCTAGCAAGATAAATAAACTCCCTATCATCATTCTTTTTAATTTTTTCTGATAATGTTTTAACATCTTGCCCTAATGCTCTTGCCAATTTAGGCCACTCATCTGGCATCTGTGACAATTCTTTAGGATTAGCCCATAAAGTAATAACAGGTGTACTTACTGCAAGGTATTGGCCATTGCGATCAGTAATCATACCACGATGAGCAGAAATCGGCATGTAGCGTACAGATCTTAAATCACCCTGAAGTTTAAGAAACTCATTATTAATAACATGACGATCGAGCAATTTCCAAACAATAGCTCCCACCATCAGTGCCAATAACACTAATACAAATTTGAAACGCCCTGGATAACTATTTTCATTGGCTGTCATTGGCCTATTATCCTTACGTCATTTGGGACAGGAATATGCATGGTTAACTGATTAACTGCTATTTTCTCAACACGGCTATAAGCCGTCCAAGTACTTTGCTCTAAAATTAATCTGCCCCAATCTGCTT
This portion of the Entomomonas sp. E2T0 genome encodes:
- a CDS encoding peptidoglycan D,D-transpeptidase FtsI family protein, which encodes MTANENSYPGRFKFVLVLLALMVGAIVWKLLDRHVINNEFLKLQGDLRSVRYMPISAHRGMITDRNGQYLAVSTPVITLWANPKELSQMPDEWPKLARALGQDVKTLSEKIKKNDDREFIYLARGLDPDKGNEILKQDFTGVYSLEEYRRFYPAGDTVSHLIGFTDIDDKGREGVELAYDGWLTGVSGKREVLKDRRGHLIKDLQIVSHAKPGKQIQLSIDLRLQYLAIRELHYAMEEYGANSASLVLIDIKTGEILALANQPTYNPNNRSQLKPEEIRNRAMLDAFEPGSTVKPFSMAAALATGRWKPEDTVNVTGGQLKVGHYTIKDVSRATILDLTGVLKKSSNIGMSKIAFDIGAEPIYETMRKVGFGETTGLGFPGESTGSLPVHRKWGPAETATLSYGYGLSVTPMQLAHAYATLANNGVSLPLSLVKRHEVPVGTQAIDPNISKTVLKMLQAVVEDEGGVFRARVNGYHIAGKSGTARKTIVNKGYGENHYRSFFAGIAPASNPRFAMVVVIDEPTKVGYFGGLIAAPVFSKVMSGTLRMMNITPDNLLASDQSIAQFSNSRR
- the mraY gene encoding phospho-N-acetylmuramoyl-pentapeptide-transferase, producing the protein MLVWLFSFLQENVHSGFGAFLYQSTRSIMAVLTALLLALFLGPWMIRTLKNLQIGQVVREEGVKEHLSKTGTPTMGGVLILSSITISTLLWANLANKYVWVVIVVTLLFGAIGWVDDYRKVIEKNTKGLPSRWKYFWQSIFALGIAIFLYVTAAKGSQDTSLYLPFLKHGIYPLGMFFIVFAYFVIVGTSNAVNLTDGLDGLAIMPTVLVGGALGIFCYLSGNMQFAKYLLIPYVHGSGELVVFCAAMIGAGLGFLWFNTYPAQVFMGDVGSLALGAALGTIAVIVHQEIVLFIMGGVFVMETLSVIIQVASFKLTGKRVFRMAPIHHHFELKGWPEPRVIVRFWIITVILVLIGLATLKIR
- a CDS encoding UDP-N-acetylmuramoyl-tripeptide--D-alanyl-D-alanine ligase: MIKPMSLAQLATLLEVTLIGDSVSFDAVSIDSRTINKGELFIAISGENFDGHDYVAKAAENGAVAAMVECPVDEVNIPQLVVGNTRLALGKLGALNRQAFQGKVIGITGSSGKTTVKEFVASILSKQGTVHATQGNLNNDLGVPLTLLQLTAEHEFAVIEMGASAIGEISYSVNLVKPDVSVLNNASNAHVGKFGSLENIIEAKGEIIDGLDANGTAILNLDDPSFAIWKKRAGQRKVISFAKQNNQADFYSSDLSRNRNGCQSFTLHSPVGEMDIQLNVLGQHNVSNALAAAAACYAIDIDLAVIKEGLNAQLSVKGRTNTFLALGGARVIDDSYNASPASVKAAIDLLAEFTGRKILVLGDMGELGQWAEQTHQQIGDYAKDKVDILYAIGPLTTFAVKAFGDKAYHFETKEELLKALVVHDDVNNIILVKGSRSMGMETLVSNLCGSAEGIH
- the murE gene encoding UDP-N-acetylmuramoyl-L-alanyl-D-glutamate--2,6-diaminopimelate ligase: MLLNQLLPQVQKPIEITGLKLDSRMVQQGDLFLAVKGTQQDGRDYIEQALHKGALTIVYDPEDYQLADSIVNQHPYAEFIAVKKLQYHVSDIAGRFYGEPANLLRLIGVTGTNGKTTVTQLIAQALDLLNEPCGIIGTLGTGFWQRLQQGKQTTPDAISVQASLAKLLQEGAKAVALEVSSHGLDQGRVAALPFKVAVFTNLTRDHLDYHETLENYAAAKAKLFAWDSLQARVINQDDTYGKQLVNQNNHKELLTYSIEDTTADLHCTNILFNERGVTANLVSPQGTGLLQSQLIGHFNLSNVLAVVGSLLGLGYEFAKVLTIVPQLKAPAGRMQCLGGNEKPLVIVDYAHTPDALEQVLTALKPHVKGKLWCVFGCGGSRDKGKRPLMAAIAERLADQVVVTDDNPREEISSAIINDILKGFNSTQSVQTIADRQQAILQTIAQAKSDDVVLIAGKGHEDYQEINGERSHFSDTEQANQALKTWENK